GGCCAGTTCTGATCCTACGGCGTTGTGTCCCGTTTGGTGTCTCAGTTCGTTCCCTGAGTCGTCCGTTGTCTTTCCAAATCCTCTGATACGGGCTGGTTCTAGCCGGCCCCGACGAGGCTCCTCCCGCCCATCCCTACGTCCCACCCCCTCGTGTCTTCTGCTCAGCCAAGGAGCAGCATTTTCACCTCCTGTGCCAGCTGCACCTAAAAGCTCCCGTGTGGGTCTCGCTTGCCCGGAGCGGGGCAGCCAGGGACATCACTACCGGTCTGGCAAGGAGCTGGCTCCTGAAGCTCTGGCTCATGGCCGAATGAAACACAAGTCCCTTTCTCTgacagcaggggctgggcaggtggTGCACgctgctccattgtgaccacttaGTCAAGACCTGCCCTGAGCGAATTTCATCAGATCGTTTGGACACGCAGCCCATCCGTCGGGAGTTAAAAACGGTCTGCGATGGAGGCTCCACCACGGGCTAATTCCCCTCCCTATTAAACCTCCGCCttctttgtctagcttcagcttctggcGCTCGCTCTCGTTCTGTCTTTCTCCGCTCGGTGGAAGAGCCTGTTGTTAGATCTTTGCTCCCTGCATAGATACTGACAGACGGAGTtcaagttctctgaaaacacccgcTCCGTGTGCCGCAGCCGTCAAAAGTTAGGAGCCACTCTGAAAGGGCGAGAgaatcagacagaaaatatcctaacGCCAGTATCGAAATCCATGCTATGCCCACCCCTTGAAGACTGCACGCAGATCTCGTCACCCCCACCTcagaaaagatgtattttttccaaagaattgggagaagggcagcaaaaaccaTTAGGGGGACGGAGccgcttccatgtgaggagagattaaaaagatgggaCTGTTTCTCTTAGAAAAGAGACTGAGGTGGGTCTGTAAAATTGTGACCTGAGTGGAGAAAATGACTAGAAGTGTTGTTTCCCCCTTCCCTTGACACGAGAACCAGGGCTCAACCAATgaaaggaagaggcagcaggtttaaaataaacaaggatGTGGTTCTTCGCCAATGCCCAGTCGacctgttgtgaaggccaaaaccagaactgggttcagaaaagaattagctGAAGTcacggaggacaggtccatcgatggctattagccaagaggtCGGGGTGTGATACCACGAGTGTCCCTAAGTCtgcaactgccagaagctggggctggatgatgggggatggatcgcttggtaaattgtcctgttctgttcgttccctctgaagtaGCTGAcgttggctgctgtcagaagacaggatactgggctggatggacctttcaTCTGGCCGTTCTTACGTTAGCCTTCTCATCACTTAACCTTTGTTAACCCAGGGGGCTCAGTCTGGCAGGTTTCTGAGCCTGTAACCGTTTTCGGGGCTCTGCTCTGAACCCTTTCTAACTGATGTAGCACcatccagaactggacgcagGATTCCAGTTGCGGTCAGCCCAGTGCCGAacgcagaggtaaaataacctctccactgTCCGCTCCAACTCGAGATTCCTCTGTGTCCTGGGATGGCGTTAGATTGGCCACAGCGTGGCACTGGGAGCTTGTCCTCAGCTGATTATCTGCCAGGCCCACCCCGAATCGTTTTCAGAGTCCTTGCGTCCCAGGGGAGTACCTCCCCAGCCTTCTGCACCTGCTTGCTGATCTCCTGCCAGCATTCCCACCTGCAGGGTGATCCCTGGCGCTGTCAGGTGTCCTCCAACCTCTGCTCTCTGCTTCGACTGCCAGCAAGGAGAGTCCCCGATGCCGGGGCGGGTTAAGGTGCCCACGAGCCCTGCGGTATTGGACTGAATCACACGGTTACGGCTGTGACTGTGCCAGGCTTCTGGTCCCTCTGGTTCTAAACACTGAcgctctctgccccccaccccctttgtccCACCAGGGAGAACCTGCCCAGCCACTTCAAGTTCAAGGAGTACTGCCCGCAGGTCTTCCGCAACCTCCGCGAGCGCTTCGGGATTGATGACCAGGACTACCAGGTGGGTAGCCTGCTCCCTCGGTCCCGATCGTGTATGGGGACAGGAGGGTGAATGTGTCTCCTGGGCCTCCCATTCCAGGGCCCTGTGTGCATAGAGGGGGACGTACACAGACTCAGGCAGCTACCCTGCGCCCCTTAAAGCTTTCCTTGGGATGCCTGCCTCTTCGCCAGGGGCAGGTTGGGACCGGCTGAGCTGGGGGCTGGCCACAGCAGCTCTGGTCGAGTCTCTGATATCGCTGGGGTGGTGCCCCTCACCTGGGCGCCttggcaaggcaggctgctggTAGCAGATGCTCCTGAAACTCACCGTCTGCCCCATTAAAGGATGGAATGGCCTGGGGTGGGGTGTCCCCGGTATGCCCCGGGGTCGGTTCTCATGCCTGCTCTCCACTCTCCCACCCCAGGTCTCCCTGACACGCAGCCCACCCCACTACGAAGGTGAGGGGGGAGACCGGCGTTTCCTCACCTCCTACGACCGGACACTGGTGGTCAAGGAGATCTCCAGCGAAGATGTGGCTGACGTGCACAGCCTCCTTTCGCACTACCACCAGGTATAGCCGGTGTCCCTGCCTCGCCACCTGGGGGCACCAGAGCGAACCTGCTTGCCGCTGGGAGGAAATGagctgagttctaatcccagcgctgccaccaaccTGTGGCCACTAGGGCACATCACTGCCCTCCTCTTCTGGCTTGATGTGACAAAgagggaatgttcttaatgttttctctgaatactatgtgggtgcctcagtttccctatgcctttcttaagtatctaggtggtgggataagggtgtatgattgttgcagagccctaaaGGGCAGGGGTGTGCAAgggtctgcacagagaatggctgacaccctgtctcctggcagctgatggcctgggcccctcccctgcaaagctgccaactgaaggtgttggagaactaAGGGATCAGGTGCCTCCTGGCCTGGTTAAGAGACAAAGgccggggaggtggggctggagagcttcagtgtggagctggctggaaaaatgGAGGGGAATCCATCtgggcctccctggggcccccccgagatggacctaactgaggggtcctgttctctgtacctgcaagacctgtcctGTCAGCTAAATAAACcccctgttttactggctggctgagagtcctggtgaatcgcaggaagccgggggtgcaggggcCTATCTCTCCCAAACTCCGTGACACTGGGGTCTCCAGAGGCCCGACTGGCTGGCGTCGCGcactctgccctggcccctgccgGTCTGACGCGGCCCCGTCTCCTTGCAGTACGTGGTGAAGTGTCACGGGGTcaccctgctgccccagttcCTGGGGATGTACCGGCTCAGCGTGGACAGCGAAGAGACCTACGTGCTGGTCATGAGGAATGTGTTCAGCCACCGGCTCGCCGTGCACAGGAAATACGACCTCAAGGTAATGGGGCCGGGGGCGGTCGCCTGAGCCAGGTTCCTGGGGGCACCCGCTGTCCCTCTGCTGATCATCCTGCCGGCGGGTCCTCCTGTGCCCCCCTGTGAGGCTGCGTCACTCTGACTCGGCCCAGAGCATTCTGCCCCGAGGAATCCATCACCCCAGCTTCATCCAATTGGTCTCTCTGCCCTGAACCCCGCTTTCAGTAGCAGTTCGATACAGACCCTCCTCCAGATTGGAGCACTGCTTTCCAGGCAAAGCCCTGGGTCTTCCCTGGCCAAGGAGCTTCTCACGCCTCAGGACCCCAGAGGGCTCCCCCAGGCTGGTGGGGATCGGGGGCAGGCCAGCTGGGGCTGTACGGCATGCGACTGAATCCCCCCAGGACAGGCCCCCATTGGAGCTATGGCTTTCATCACTTTCCACACCAGGACACCACGGGGCAACCTACTTTCAAGGCCCCATTTTCCACAAAGGGCAGGTGGTTACGACCCACCCTGGACCTGTtcatgccctccccacccccaccctggcaTGATCCCACGTGCTGGGGGTTGCTGGTTGGAGAGGCcatcagcagcagctgtgtgaCTAGGGCCAGACGGATCCCATAGCCAGGCGGCTCGGAGGTGCTGGGACTAGCCCATGGGCTCGGGGAAGGGGGGTTAGCTGCCTGGCTCCCATCCATAATAATCAGGTGACAGTCCCCTAAATCTCAACCATCTTCTCCCTCTTGCTGTGGCTTCTTGTGGCCgcctgctctgcccctccccacagacTCCTGTGTGTATCTGACCCCTCCTCCTGCGCCCAGGGCAGGGGCTCGTGATTAATTAGTGGGTACCTCTCTTGCAGGGCTCCCTGGTGTCCCGAGAAGCCAGCGACAAGGAGAAGGTAGCTGGGGatggctgagggtgtggggggagtggggtctCTGACCCATGGATCTCTCTGCTCTGAAGTTCACTTCTCTGCTCCTCGGTGCCTAGCTTGTTCTGGCAGGCGACAACGCCCAGCCTCCAGGAGAGCAAGCAGggggcctgagtctctgactgaTGGGCGTCGCTGCCCCCAGtgggatgggcagggctgggggagtggggggcgggggtggcgaCCGCGTCAGAGGCTGCTCTGGTAGGCCTGGCTGATGGCTCCCGTGGCCATCGGGTGTCCTCAGGCTGCAGCCGTGGCAGGGGCGCCTCGCTTCCCTTGCTCCTCAAAGCATGTGAGAACTCCGCCCCTCCTGGAGAGCTGGGTTAGTATCCAGACCCTGCCTGCTGGGGCAGAACTGGGGCAAAGCTGCTGGGTTTCCATGCCTGGGGGTTGGGTCCATGGGCCGACTCCCCTGGGACTCCAGCCTTCTGAGATCCACCTCGCTGCTCACACAGCCgcctcctggctgccccaccctgccccgtgCCGAGTGGGAGCTGGGGTGAGCAGCGAAGTACAGGGGGTGGCAGCTGTCAGGGATGCAGCCCTGTGCTTCCGGTTAGGGAAGGGGCTTGGGTTTGCCCTCAAGGGTCCCTGGCGCTGGGCAGCGAGAAGCTATGGGGTGTCCTGTGCTCAGCTTAGGGGGATCTTTGTTAACTGGGACCTGCTGACTCCATGGGAAGAGTTGGGCTCTGTCccttcagggtgtgtgtgggggggggagccaCTGTCttattcccccaccccagggagcaGGAGTATAGGATGGGCCTCTGATCTCTGACATGGTGCCACTGCTGGGATGGGCCAGCAGGTGGGTTTGATAGGGCGTCCTTGGCGGTGCgggggagccaggctgggctcaAGCTGGCATCCCCAGGCCGGACAGAGCGTGCTGGGGAGCGGCCCAGCCCCTTTCGAAAGGCAGCTCGAGCTGGCGAGGAATCGGCCGCTGTTAAATCCCGGACCGAAGCACCAGGCAGGGGAAGTGGTTCTCAGCCCTGCATGGCCACTCCTCtgcgccctgcccccccccggggaGGGGGTGCCCAGGGTAGtagccctctcccccagcacaggCCTGGGTGGGTTCCATGCGGAGCTCTGTGGGGTCACCTCGCCAGTGCCCTCCAGCTGCGGCTAGCTCTGGGGGGGCTGATGCGAAGGGGCAGCAAGGCCAGTTcatgggtgggagtggggacaaGCTGATGCCAGCCCTGGCCAGAGGCTCGCTCTGTCTGGTGGGGGCCTGTGATTAACTAATCAACCGTGGCTCTAAACGAGCCAGAGCGAGATGCTGCTGGGCCTCCCCTGCCCGTCTTACCCTGTTTGTGGGGGAATGACCTGAGTTAGCAGGATAATCCTGATCTCGTTAGTGGCCTCGCCTGCCCTAAAGCCCAGGAATGGCATCAGCATCCAGTTAACGAGATTTGAGGGCCATGAGATGATGATGAGGGAGGATTGATTGGATTGGAGCCCTTGGCTCAGCTGCTGGGGGAATCCTGCCAGGGTGAGGGGCTCCGGTGTCACGCTGCCAGCTCCTGTTGAGTCTTGCCTATGAGGGGAGCGGCTCCCTGACGGCCGGGCTGTGTCACTGGATCCTCCTGCCTTTGGGCACGGGTGCCATGTGTCTCGCCCTGCACCCCCTTGAGGGTCTAGCTGCAGAATTCCTGGAGCAGCAGGTGGGGAATAAACTGGGATTCGCAGGCAGGGCCCTGTGGGGCAGGTACCCCTGGCTATGCAGCGGGGGGGCGGATGCTCTGCATGGCGCTTCCAGGCAGGCGCCGGGGGGTTAAGCGGGGCGTTTCCCTTGGGTTTCGCCAAGCAGTGCAGGTGGATCCTCAGTTTTGCCCCAGAGACCCTTGCagaggaggtgaggtggggtcACTGCATTACCTGTGGCCCTGGCACCCCATGAACATCTGCCCCGCACCTGCTGACAGGGCCTCTTGTTAAAGGGGCGATGGGCAGCAAGGAGGTTTCTTGGGGCCCGAGGCAACTCCGTGAGCTGGGCTGCTTTGCAGGGTTGTTCCTTGGGACCCCACGGGTGCGAGGCTGCTTGCGTCTGGGggaccccctcctccctggacCACTGACTGTCTGGTTCCTTCCAGGGCAAGGAGCTGCCCACACTGAAGGACATGGACTTCCTGCACATGAACCAGAAGGTGTACGTGGATGAGGGGCAGAAGGGCGACTTCATGGAGAAGCTGAAGAGGGATGTGGAGGTAGGGCAAGTGCCTCTGCCCCCTGGCGGGGCGGGGCACGGGCACGTCTGACTTTCACGTCGAGGTGGCAGCTGTCCCGTCTCTCCTCGGGAAGCCGGCTGGGATCAGTTGCGGGCACCGCCTGCAGGAGGGTCTAATCTTCCCGAAACAGCTCGTCGTCCCCAAGCCAATCGGCCCAGACCTGCCCAGGGCGGCCTGTCACACCAGAACGAGCTACTAGGCTCTGCTGGACCCCTCGGGCGCACTGCCactgctggcagggagggggtctCCACCATGGGAAGGAAGGGCACTGCCTTGGGAGGCTCAGTCCCCAGCGGGCTCAgcagccctgcctctgccaggCAATACGTTCCAGTGAGAGCCACGCAAAGGAGGGATGGCAGGGCTGCCTTGCCAGGGGCACAGGCTGTTGATGCTGGTGGCATCGAGGGCCTGGCACTGCTGGGTTTCCCATGCCCACAGTAGCAGGTGTCTCTCGCGGCTCCGCCGACATTctcagctgtgtgtggggaggtccCCGAACATCCCTGCAGCCCAATGGCTCCGGAGAACTGTTTTGTGGGCCATGTCTAGCATCTCTCCCTGGAGCACAGTGCAGCCCTCTGCAGTCGGGGGTCTCCCCACCGTGCAGATTGGGGCAGGGCAACACCCCTTAGAGCGGGCCGAAATAgggccctgctctaaccactaggtaaCATGGCCTGAGTGGAAGCAGCGGTGGCTTCTAAGGAGCTCCCCTGGGTGGGAatagagcctttcactgctgcccTGGTTCACCCCCTGCCCGCTGCGCCCCTAGTTCCTGGTCCAGCTGAAGATCATGGATTACAGCCTGTTGCTGGGCATCCATGACGTGCTGCGGGCCGAGCAGGAGGAGGACGAGGATCTGAAGGAGGacgaagaggagggggaagacgTCATGGCGGTGGGCTCCTACGGGACATCCCCCGAGGGGATCGGTGGCTACCTGAACTCCTACAAGCCGCTGGGCCCCGGGGAGTTCGACCCCTACATCGACGTGTATGCCATCAAGAGTGCGGAAGGTGAGCGGGCCTGGCAGTGCCATGCCACGGGGACAGGGTTCTGTCGGGGTGGGTAGCTTTGTTCCTGCCTCGCTGGTTGGCCCAAAAGGTGTTTAAAGGACTGGAGCCCCCAGCCCTCTTGTTCAGGGCTGGATTTTTCCCCCAGCCATGAGCGCTGGCCCAGAGCGCCCCGTGTGGCCAGTGGGTCTCGCTGCCCTTTGCAGCAGCCTCAGGGCCAGGCGGCAGGGATGGGGGCAGCCGTGGAGCTCACCGAGGGTGGCAGGGCACAGACCCGCTGGCTCCCTGGTCAGGGAGCTAGTTGGGGCCGGGGGATCCATTGGAGGTCTGGGAGCCCGGTTAAGCCAGGCTGTGGCCTTTCCCCCAGGCAGTCCCCAGCCGGAGGTGTATTTCATGGCTCTCATCGACATCCTCACGCAGTACGACGCCAAGAAGAAGGCCGCGCATGCTGCCAAGACCGTCAAGCATGGGGTGAGTCCTGCCCGGGGCCGGAGCTGGCTAGCCACCCgggggggctgctggggaagggaggacgGCAGCTGGAACTGCGCACGCCCCACTCGAATTAGCCTTGTTAAACGCAGCCGGGCTGCCTGGCCTGTGGACCAGCAGAAAACTGGGCAAGGGAGGAGGTGTCAGAGCTGTGGGGCACCGTCCTGCGCTCTGCGCCCAGCAtgctggctctgggctctgctctccTTTGGCCCTGGGGGTGGCTAGGGAAGCAGGAATTCTTTCCCCTCCCCGGGAAGCGCCGGGGCCTGTGAGCCCGTCCGGCTACTGGCAAGCATTGGAAGGTCGCCCTGGGGTGTCAGAGGGGGCGGGGCTCGGTTGGCGCTGACACTGTTGTGTCCCCTGCAGGCCGGCGCGGAGATCTCAACCGTCCACCCAGAGCAGTACGCCAAGCGCTTCCTGGACTTTGTCACCAATATCTTCGCTTAGTTGTTACCCACCCGGAGAGGCCCCCCTCTTCACCCCTGTCTCGTCTCGTCTTGTCGGAGCTGAAGATCAAAGGTGTCCCATGCTCCCCACCCCTTGGTCTTCGTGCCCCCTGCTGTTGGCTGGCCcgagagctcagctgagctccagaGAAGCCTGGTGGCCAAGTGGGCTCGGTTGCTAACCAAGTGCCTTATCTTTATCTGCCCTTGCCCGGGCGGGAGAGCGGGGAATGGATCCTCTgactgggctggggtgtgggtgcTGCTGGCTGAGGGGCCCTATCAGCTCAGCCCATCTCTAGGGCTGGGGTCTGCAACCGGCCCTGTCCACAGGGCGGAGGGGGGCAGCCCAGACCCGCAATATGCAACAAAAGATTCGACCCATTGGTGCCTTAGAGGGGGCAGACAGTTCCTCCCTAGAACAGTGACCCCACCTCGCTTTCCCGAGCCTGGGGATGGCAGCagatcccctcccctgcccaccccccccccgTGTGCACTCCAcactgccccccactccccagaaGGGAGAAGTTTCCTTTGGCCTATCCTACGGTGTAATTTATTCCTAGGTGAAATCTCctggctggggtcatgggggaaGTTGTTAACACTAGTTTGCATTGGGGTCCTAGCCCCCCCCCTGCAGCCACATCTGCCCACACACTACGTCCCCGGGGccatggctgctgctggctcccccggcgcctgcccccagcctcagccgcACAAAGCCACAAGCTGCGTTAGGTGCTGGAGTCTGGGTTCAAGCCAGGGCTGGGCTTTGGGCCACCGGTGCTCATGTCTCTCTAGGCCGCTGTGGCCTGAAACTGCTCCTCCATCCCGCGTGCCGGAGGGGAGCGACTGGGCACAGAGCTCCCTGCCCCCGGCTGTGAGTACTCTGAGCCCATACCCTGGGCTCCTGGGGCCAGCGGGCCCTCCAAGGTGAGGGTAAGCCACCCCCTCTAATTcgtttcagcagcagcagccacagcaccTTCCTCCTGGCATGGGGGCAGCTGCCGCATGCAGTTCCACCCTTcctccagcaggaggcgctcGCAGTGCTGCCCGTGGTTCCCCTGCATGCAGCAGGGCAAGGCTCGTGCT
This DNA window, taken from Chelonoidis abingdonii isolate Lonesome George chromosome 26, CheloAbing_2.0, whole genome shotgun sequence, encodes the following:
- the PIP4K2C gene encoding phosphatidylinositol 5-phosphate 4-kinase type-2 gamma isoform X2: MLLPDDFKANSKIKVNNHLFNRENLPSHFKFKEYCPQVFRNLRERFGIDDQDYQVSLTRSPPHYEGEGGDRRFLTSYDRTLVVKEISSEDVADVHSLLSHYHQYVVKCHGVTLLPQFLGMYRLSVDSEETYVLVMRNVFSHRLAVHRKYDLKGSLVSREASDKEKGKELPTLKDMDFLHMNQKVYVDEGQKGDFMEKLKRDVEFLVQLKIMDYSLLLGIHDVLRAEQEEDEDLKEDEEEGEDVMAVGSYGTSPEGIGGYLNSYKPLGPGEFDPYIDVYAIKSAEGSPQPEVYFMALIDILTQYDAKKKAAHAAKTVKHGAGAEISTVHPEQYAKRFLDFVTNIFA
- the PIP4K2C gene encoding phosphatidylinositol 5-phosphate 4-kinase type-2 gamma isoform X1, whose amino-acid sequence is MSQCSRLMINELSQVPLPVMLLPDDFKANSKIKVNNHLFNRENLPSHFKFKEYCPQVFRNLRERFGIDDQDYQVSLTRSPPHYEGEGGDRRFLTSYDRTLVVKEISSEDVADVHSLLSHYHQYVVKCHGVTLLPQFLGMYRLSVDSEETYVLVMRNVFSHRLAVHRKYDLKGSLVSREASDKEKGKELPTLKDMDFLHMNQKVYVDEGQKGDFMEKLKRDVEFLVQLKIMDYSLLLGIHDVLRAEQEEDEDLKEDEEEGEDVMAVGSYGTSPEGIGGYLNSYKPLGPGEFDPYIDVYAIKSAEGSPQPEVYFMALIDILTQYDAKKKAAHAAKTVKHGAGAEISTVHPEQYAKRFLDFVTNIFA